A single window of Candidatus Hydrogenedentota bacterium DNA harbors:
- a CDS encoding reactive intermediate/imine deaminase (has endoribonuclease activity on mRNA) — protein sequence MNKQCIHVEGAPPAAGPYSHAVRVGEFLFISGTGPLAADGSDIVHGTVEEESARTLENLKTVLVGVGLDLEHVVKTTVYLSDMRNFQVFNNVYKTYFTENFPARTCVEVGSLPLGMRMEIEAIAYYPQGLP from the coding sequence ATGAATAAACAATGTATCCATGTTGAAGGAGCACCGCCGGCAGCGGGTCCTTATTCTCATGCTGTACGGGTTGGCGAGTTTTTATTTATTTCAGGTACGGGGCCCTTGGCAGCCGATGGCAGCGATATCGTTCATGGCACGGTTGAGGAGGAAAGCGCGCGAACACTGGAGAATTTGAAGACAGTGCTCGTGGGCGTTGGGCTGGATCTCGAGCATGTTGTTAAGACGACCGTGTACTTGTCTGACATGCGTAACTTTCAGGTATTCAATAACGTTTATAAAACATACTTTACTGAAAATTTTCCCGCACGCACTTGCGTAGAAGTTGGAAGCTTACCGTTGGGTATGCGCATGGAAATTGAGGCTATAGCCTATTACCCCCAAGGACTGCCATGA
- a CDS encoding tetratricopeptide repeat protein codes for MIRHATGLLIVFLSLVSFPHLHLAAQDVNSSEYNNQGVEAYNTGDYSKAISLLEKAYALAPDSDVVRHNLRNSYQGMANTYGEEKDFRKAIPYLDRAVKIDPNHAPLRTQLGTYHLNVGDVNAGIYHIEEAIRLNPGDLTAHEMLGQAYYMDNDLASARVHWDYVLEIDPDRKELKKRYDKAFREESVEYDFNRWKSRHFSITYPPGITPALRSSVASILDRAYVDIGRLLGGIYPAPPIYVVLYTAEQFTEATRLDGHIGAVYDGKIRSPLTNGDGDWLPQEELKRRLVHEYIHVVVRNITGDKIPWWLNEGLAEALSRNFESNDVARLKENYATGAVYSFSQLSGNQVSAKQPEALRNAYLQSHAAVDLLWNRFGRPKMLSLLRALGSGTKIDEAFQLTYRRTLEDFEWELAAQYQ; via the coding sequence ATGATTCGACATGCTACAGGACTTTTGATAGTCTTTTTATCCCTTGTTTCTTTTCCCCATCTACATCTTGCCGCACAAGACGTCAATTCTTCGGAATACAACAATCAAGGTGTGGAGGCCTATAATACCGGCGATTATTCAAAAGCCATTTCCCTTTTGGAAAAAGCCTATGCGCTGGCACCGGACAGCGATGTGGTGCGTCATAATCTGCGTAACAGCTATCAGGGCATGGCCAATACTTATGGTGAAGAAAAAGATTTTCGTAAAGCTATCCCGTATCTTGATCGTGCCGTAAAAATTGATCCTAACCACGCGCCATTAAGAACACAATTGGGTACCTACCATCTGAATGTGGGCGATGTCAACGCCGGTATTTACCATATCGAGGAAGCGATCCGGCTGAATCCCGGCGACCTCACAGCCCATGAGATGCTCGGTCAAGCATATTATATGGACAATGATTTGGCTTCAGCACGGGTGCATTGGGACTATGTGCTTGAAATAGATCCCGATCGGAAGGAATTGAAAAAGCGATACGATAAAGCCTTTCGCGAGGAATCGGTCGAATATGATTTTAACCGTTGGAAATCACGTCATTTTAGCATCACCTATCCGCCCGGGATTACGCCTGCGCTGCGCTCTTCCGTCGCCTCTATTTTGGATCGTGCCTATGTCGATATAGGGCGGCTCCTTGGCGGTATTTACCCGGCGCCTCCTATTTATGTTGTCTTGTATACGGCGGAGCAGTTTACGGAGGCGACTCGTTTAGACGGACATATTGGCGCTGTCTATGACGGAAAAATTAGAAGTCCCCTGACCAACGGGGACGGCGATTGGCTGCCTCAAGAAGAATTAAAACGCAGACTGGTGCATGAATACATTCACGTTGTGGTCCGTAATATTACAGGCGACAAAATACCGTGGTGGCTCAACGAGGGATTGGCCGAGGCATTATCCCGCAACTTTGAGAGTAACGATGTGGCGAGGCTGAAGGAAAATTATGCTACCGGCGCCGTCTATTCTTTCTCGCAATTGAGCGGCAATCAAGTATCCGCCAAACAGCCGGAAGCATTGCGCAATGCCTACCTCCAGTCTCATGCCGCAGTTGATTTATTATGGAATCGTTTTGGCCGCCCCAAGATGCTTTCGCTTCTTCGTGCTTTAGGCTCCGGCACAAAAATTGATGAAGCCTTCCAACTAACCTATCGCCGGACATTGGAAGATTTTGAATGGGAATTGGCGGCTCAATATCAGTAG